From Salvia splendens isolate huo1 chromosome 3, SspV2, whole genome shotgun sequence, a single genomic window includes:
- the LOC121796596 gene encoding secreted RxLR effector protein 161-like, protein MRSTATPLAMHFKLSKTQRAITDEEKWEMKLVPYSNVVGSLMYLMICTRPDIAHAISTTSRYMADYGRQHWSALKWTLRYLVGADKLGIVFNGEGGVEEVPLVGYCDSDYAANIDTRRSQTGCIFTLFGSAICWKSSLQSVVALSTTEAEYMSLTSAVKEGKWLLGLVSEFGLKQQSISVHCGIINGALCLAKHQTFHERSKHIDVRLHFIRDEVENGRVKLVKINTAHNPADMLTKPLSKEKFQYYRRLVSLCATEF, encoded by the coding sequence ATGAGGAGCACAGCAACGCCCTTGGCCATGCACTTCAAGCTGTCCAAAACTCAGAGAGCTATCACAGATGAAGAGAAATGGGAAATGAAGTTAGTACCCTACTCCAATGTTGTGGGTAGCTTAATGTATCTTATGATATGCACTAGACCGGATATAGCTCATGCTATAAGTACAACTAGCCGATATATGGCTGACTACGGCAGACAACATTGGAGTGCGCTCAAATGGACACTAAGATACCTTGTGGGAGCAGACAAGCTGGGGATAGTATTCAATGGTGAAGGTGGAGTTGAGGAAGTGCCTTTAGTAGGCTATTGTGATTCAGACTATGCAGCTAATATTGACACAAGGAGGTCACAAACCGGGTGCATTTTCACATTATTCGGTTCAGCCATTTGTTGGAAGTCAAGTTTGCAAAGCGTGGTTGCTTTGTCGACGACCGAAGCTGAATATATGTCACTAACTTCGGCTGTGAAGGAAGGAAAGTGGCTGCTCGGACTGGTGAGTGAGTTTGGGCTGAAGCAGCAAAGTATCTCGGTGCATTGTGGTATTATTAATGGAGCGTTGTGTCTTGCTAAGCACCAAACGTTTCATGAACGCAGCAAACACATCGATGTGAGATTGCACTTTATCAGAGACGAGGTGGAGAATGGGAGAGTGAAGCTAGTGAAGATCAACACTGCTCATAATCCAGCCGACATGCTCACCAAGCCTTTGAGCAAGGAGAAGTTCCAATACTACCGCAGGTTAGTGAGCTTGTGCGCAACAGAGTTTTGA
- the LOC121793935 gene encoding putative UPF0481 protein At3g02645 — translation MSMQQRPHFDESLWVKRIQQSIDDDLDEDSKIPVTIFAVPKILMATDPDSYIPQQVAIGPYHHLRAELYDMERYKVAAAKRNQKELDNVKLKHLADHLMKMDLRIKASYHRPLRIGVEALAWMMAVDVSFLFEFMQVCAVKEGKVITRISSRMDYLINLARRKTAHSAILRDIVMLENQIPLFVMRKLLELQFSSLEMADERLHAMLAALSKDLSPFQMAESCQRVVVSDCAHLLEFLYNYVVPSTDWEKPASIEIDVAEEEMVETTHVKQLRVVVWRVIYTSVRTPAHFVKRVILSKPIKLAVKLPWKVISNIPLLKTLTQPIESMFSDYGEKKEDGDGGDDEEKPPLQEEIVIPSVTQLLDAGVNFVPTEKGISGFNFDSKTLTLTIPVVKLDLNSEVVLRNLVAYEACVKSGPMVLTRYTELMNGIVDTEVDAAVLCRRGIIVNHLKSEREVADLWNGMSKSIRLTRVQSLDCVIAEVNKFYSDRWKVKLTKFMREYVFGSWRLLTFLAAVVMVALMCLQAFCQVYSCHRILRIEALEPDGTE, via the exons ATGTCAATGCAGCAAAGGCCGCACTTCGACGAATCCCTATGGGTGAAGCGCATCCAGCAATCCATCGATGACGATCTCGACGAGGATAGCAAGATCCCGGTGACTATCTTCGCAGTCCCCAAAATCCTGATGGCGACCGATCCGGATTCATACATCCCGCAACAAGTGGCGATCGGGCCATACCACCATCTCCGCGCCGAACTCTACGACATGGAGCGCTACAAAGTCGCCGCTGCCAAAAG GAACCAAAAGGAGCTAGACAACGTGAAGCTGAAGCACCTCGCCGATCATCTCATGAAGATGGATCTCCGAATCAAAGCCAGCTACCACCGCCCCCTCAGAATCGGGGTGGAAGCCCTAGCTTGGATGATGGCGGTCGATGTCTCCTTCCTGTTCGAGTTTATGCAGGTCTGCGCCGTGAAGGAGGGGAAGGTGATCACCAGAATTTCGTCGAGAATGGATTATCTCATCAATTTGGCGCGGAGAAAAACCGCTCACAGCGCGATTCTCAGAGACATCGTGATGCTCGAGAATCAGATCCCGCTGTTTGTGATGAGGAAGCTTCTGGAGCTTCAATTCTCGTCTCTGGAGATGGCGGACGAGAGACTTCACGCGATGCTCGCCGCCCTCAGCAAGGATCTCTCCCCCTTTCAGATGGCGGAGTCCTGCCAACGCGTTGTGGTGAGCGATTGCGCTCACTTGCTCGAGTTTCTCTACAATTACGTCGTTCCGAGCACGGATTGGGAGAAGCCGGCGTCAATCGAGATCGACGTGGCGGAGGAGGAGATGGTGGAGACGACGCACGTGAAGCAGCTGCGCGTGGTGGTGTGGCGCGTGATCTACACCTCCGTGAGGACGCCTGCGCATTTCGTGAAAAGGGTAATTTTGTCAAAACCGATAAAATTGGCGGTAAAATTGCCGTGGAAGGTGATTTCCAACATCCCGCTTTTGAAGACGCTCACGCAGCCGATTGAGAGCATGTTCTCCGACTACGGGGAGAAGAAGGAAGACGGCGACGGCGGAGATGACGAGGAGAAGCCTCCGCTGCAGGAGGAGATCGTGATCCCCTCCGTCACACAGCTTCTCGACGCAGGGGTGAATTTCGTGCCGACGGAGAAGGGGATCTCGGGGTTCAATTTCGATTCGAAAACCCTAACATTGACAATTCCGGTGGTGAAACTGGATCTGAATTCGGAGGTGGTGCTGAGGAACCTGGTGGCGTACGAGGCGTGCGTGAAGTCGGGGCCGATGGTGCTGACGCGGTACACGGAGTTGATGAACGGGATCGTCGACACGGAGGTGGACGCGGCGGTGCTGTGCCGGAGGGGGATAATCGTGAACCACCTGAAGAGCGAGAGGGAGGTGGCGGATCTGTGGAACGGGATGAGCAAGTCGATCAGGCTGACGAGAGTGCAGTCGCTGGATTGTGTAATCGCGGAAGTGAATAAGTTCTACAGCGATCGGTGGAAGGTGAAATTGACGAAGTTCATGAGGGAGTATGTGTTCGGATCGTGGAGGTTACTGACGTTTCTCGCGGCGGTGGTGATGGTGGCGCTCATGTGTTTGCAGGCGTTTTGCCAGGTGTATAGCTGTCACCGGATTCTGCGCATCGAAGCGCTTGAGCCTGATGGCACTGAATGA